Proteins encoded together in one Quercus lobata isolate SW786 chromosome 3, ValleyOak3.0 Primary Assembly, whole genome shotgun sequence window:
- the LOC115982222 gene encoding protein BONZAI 3-like isoform X1 encodes MGNCFSDVEGGKQAVGGTQQMPNSIATTNNNNGEHNDAIEFFFKSRGIQPLFTQIELSVSASNLLDRDITSKSDPMAVVYAKKRDGKLEELGRTEVVLNSLNPAWIEKVTVAFQFEIVQPLVFHVYDVDSKYHNVPVKMLKLNDQEFLGEATCVLSEIVAKQTRSLTLNLNNKNGHTSLRNLGALTIHAEETVSSRSCVEMVVHCSHLDNKDLFSKSDPFLRISRIVESGGSVPICKTEVVKDNLNPIWKPLCLSIQQFGSKDNPLIIECFDFNSSGNHVLIGKLQKSVADLEKLHIERSGANLTLPSPHHGHEKVLKGQLFVDQFCKKQQYSFLDYISSGFELNFMVAVDFTASNGNPRNLDSLHYIDPSGRLNSYQRAITEVGEVIQFYDSNRCFPAWGFGGRTIDGTTSHCFNLNGSTGAFEVEGVEGIMAAYARALHNVALAGPTLFGPVINTAAQIAGQSISYNSSKYFVLLIITDGVITDLQETKDALVRASDLPLSILIVGVGGADFREMEVLDADNGRRLESSTGRVATRDIVQFVPMRDVHSGQISVAQALLEELPGQFLTYMRSRDIKPSPLHAASTSS; translated from the exons atgggGAACTGCTTTTCCGATGTGGAGGGAGGCAAGCAAGCGGTGGGTGGGACCCAACAAATGCCCAATAGTATTGCCActaccaacaacaacaatggcGAACACAACGACGCCATTGAGTTCTTCTTCAAGTCTCGTGGCATTCAGCCTCTCTTCACGCAAATTGAG TTATCTGTATCTGCATCTAACTTGCTTGACCGTGACATCACTTCAAAG AGTGATCCAATGGCTGTGGTGTATGCAAAGAAAAGAGATGGAAAACTAGAGGAGTTAGGTCGCACTGAGGTTGTATTGAATAGTTTGAATCCTGCATGGATAGAAAAAGTTACAGTTGCATTTCAGTTCGAGATTGTGCAGCCATTGGT ATTTCATGTATATGATGTGGATTCAAAATATCATAATGTACCTGTGAAG ATGCTAAAATTGAATGATCAAGAATTTCTTGGAGAGGCTACTTGTGTTCTATCTGAG ATAGTGGCAAAACAAACTCGGAGTTTAACCCTAAATCTCAATAACAAAAATGGGCATACGAGCTTGAGGAACTTAGGGGCACTCACTATCCATGCAGAGGAAACAGTTTCTTCGAGGAGTTGTGTTGAGATGGTAGTCCATTGTTCCCACTTGGATAACAAGGACCTATTCTCTAAAAGT gatcCTTTCTTAAGAATATCTAGAATTGTTGAGAGTGGAGGCTCTGTTCCAATATGCAAAACTGAAGTGGTGAAGGACAATTTGAATCCAATTTGGAAACCCCTATGCTTGAGCATACAGCAATTTGGAAGTAAG GATAACCCATTAATTATCGAGTGCTTTGATTTCAATAGCAGTGGCAATCATGTGCTTATTGG TAAGCTCCAGAAATCTGTGGCCGACCTGGAAAAACTTCATATAGAAAGAAGTGGTGCAAATCTCACCTTACCATCTCCTCATCATGGTCATGAGAAG GTTTTGAAGGGACAGCTGTTTGtggatcaattttgtaaaaAGCAACAGTACAGTTTTCTGGATTACATTTCCAGTGGATTTGAGCTTAACTTTATGGTTGCTGTTGACTTTACAG CCTCAAATGGAAATCCTCGAAATCTAGATTCTTTACACTACATTGATCCTTCTGGCCGGTTGAATTCTTATCAACGG GCTATAACGGAGGTTGGGGAGGTCATTCAGTTTTATGATTCCAATAGGTGCTTTCCTGCTTGGGGCTTTGGAGGAAGAACAATTGATGGTACCACATCACATTGTTTTAACTTGAATGGAAGTACAGGAGCCTTTGAG gtTGAAGGAGTTGAAGGCATCATGGCTGCTTATGCAAGGGCTCTACATAATGTTGCCCTGGCAGGACCCACTTTATTTGGCCCAGTGATTAACACAGCTGCACAAATTGCTGGCCAGTCCATCTCATACAACAGCAGCAAATACTTTGTCTTGCTCATTATAACA GATGGAGTCATTACAGACCTGCAAGAAACAAAAGACGCTCTGGTCAGGGCATCCGATCTGCCTCTATCTATCCTTATTGTTGGAGTGGGGGGTGCAGATTTTAGAGAAATGGAG GTTCTTGATGCTGACAATGGAAGACGGTTAGAGAGCTCTACGGGTCGTGTGGCCACACGTGACATCGTGCAGTTTGTTCCAATGCGAGATGTGCATA GTGGGCAGATTTCTGTGGCTCAAGCTCTATTGGAAGAGCTACCTGGACAGTTTTTGACATACATGCGGAGTAGAGATATCAAGCCA
- the LOC115982222 gene encoding protein BONZAI 3-like isoform X3, with protein MAVVYAKKRDGKLEELGRTEVVLNSLNPAWIEKVTVAFQFEIVQPLVFHVYDVDSKYHNVPVKMLKLNDQEFLGEATCVLSEIVAKQTRSLTLNLNNKNGHTSLRNLGALTIHAEETVSSRSCVEMVVHCSHLDNKDLFSKSDPFLRISRIVESGGSVPICKTEVVKDNLNPIWKPLCLSIQQFGSKDNPLIIECFDFNSSGNHVLIGKLQKSVADLEKLHIERSGANLTLPSPHHGHEKVLKGQLFVDQFCKKQQYSFLDYISSGFELNFMVAVDFTASNGNPRNLDSLHYIDPSGRLNSYQRAITEVGEVIQFYDSNRCFPAWGFGGRTIDGTTSHCFNLNGSTGAFEVEGVEGIMAAYARALHNVALAGPTLFGPVINTAAQIAGQSISYNSSKYFVLLIITDGVITDLQETKDALVRASDLPLSILIVGVGGADFREMEVLDADNGRRLESSTGRVATRDIVQFVPMRDVHSGQISVAQALLEELPGQFLTYMRSRDIKPSPLHAASTSS; from the exons ATGGCTGTGGTGTATGCAAAGAAAAGAGATGGAAAACTAGAGGAGTTAGGTCGCACTGAGGTTGTATTGAATAGTTTGAATCCTGCATGGATAGAAAAAGTTACAGTTGCATTTCAGTTCGAGATTGTGCAGCCATTGGT ATTTCATGTATATGATGTGGATTCAAAATATCATAATGTACCTGTGAAG ATGCTAAAATTGAATGATCAAGAATTTCTTGGAGAGGCTACTTGTGTTCTATCTGAG ATAGTGGCAAAACAAACTCGGAGTTTAACCCTAAATCTCAATAACAAAAATGGGCATACGAGCTTGAGGAACTTAGGGGCACTCACTATCCATGCAGAGGAAACAGTTTCTTCGAGGAGTTGTGTTGAGATGGTAGTCCATTGTTCCCACTTGGATAACAAGGACCTATTCTCTAAAAGT gatcCTTTCTTAAGAATATCTAGAATTGTTGAGAGTGGAGGCTCTGTTCCAATATGCAAAACTGAAGTGGTGAAGGACAATTTGAATCCAATTTGGAAACCCCTATGCTTGAGCATACAGCAATTTGGAAGTAAG GATAACCCATTAATTATCGAGTGCTTTGATTTCAATAGCAGTGGCAATCATGTGCTTATTGG TAAGCTCCAGAAATCTGTGGCCGACCTGGAAAAACTTCATATAGAAAGAAGTGGTGCAAATCTCACCTTACCATCTCCTCATCATGGTCATGAGAAG GTTTTGAAGGGACAGCTGTTTGtggatcaattttgtaaaaAGCAACAGTACAGTTTTCTGGATTACATTTCCAGTGGATTTGAGCTTAACTTTATGGTTGCTGTTGACTTTACAG CCTCAAATGGAAATCCTCGAAATCTAGATTCTTTACACTACATTGATCCTTCTGGCCGGTTGAATTCTTATCAACGG GCTATAACGGAGGTTGGGGAGGTCATTCAGTTTTATGATTCCAATAGGTGCTTTCCTGCTTGGGGCTTTGGAGGAAGAACAATTGATGGTACCACATCACATTGTTTTAACTTGAATGGAAGTACAGGAGCCTTTGAG gtTGAAGGAGTTGAAGGCATCATGGCTGCTTATGCAAGGGCTCTACATAATGTTGCCCTGGCAGGACCCACTTTATTTGGCCCAGTGATTAACACAGCTGCACAAATTGCTGGCCAGTCCATCTCATACAACAGCAGCAAATACTTTGTCTTGCTCATTATAACA GATGGAGTCATTACAGACCTGCAAGAAACAAAAGACGCTCTGGTCAGGGCATCCGATCTGCCTCTATCTATCCTTATTGTTGGAGTGGGGGGTGCAGATTTTAGAGAAATGGAG GTTCTTGATGCTGACAATGGAAGACGGTTAGAGAGCTCTACGGGTCGTGTGGCCACACGTGACATCGTGCAGTTTGTTCCAATGCGAGATGTGCATA GTGGGCAGATTTCTGTGGCTCAAGCTCTATTGGAAGAGCTACCTGGACAGTTTTTGACATACATGCGGAGTAGAGATATCAAGCCA
- the LOC115982222 gene encoding protein BONZAI 3-like isoform X2: MGNCFSDVEGGKQAVGGTQQMPNSIATTNNNNGEHNDAIEFFFKSRGIQPLFTQIESDPMAVVYAKKRDGKLEELGRTEVVLNSLNPAWIEKVTVAFQFEIVQPLVFHVYDVDSKYHNVPVKMLKLNDQEFLGEATCVLSEIVAKQTRSLTLNLNNKNGHTSLRNLGALTIHAEETVSSRSCVEMVVHCSHLDNKDLFSKSDPFLRISRIVESGGSVPICKTEVVKDNLNPIWKPLCLSIQQFGSKDNPLIIECFDFNSSGNHVLIGKLQKSVADLEKLHIERSGANLTLPSPHHGHEKVLKGQLFVDQFCKKQQYSFLDYISSGFELNFMVAVDFTASNGNPRNLDSLHYIDPSGRLNSYQRAITEVGEVIQFYDSNRCFPAWGFGGRTIDGTTSHCFNLNGSTGAFEVEGVEGIMAAYARALHNVALAGPTLFGPVINTAAQIAGQSISYNSSKYFVLLIITDGVITDLQETKDALVRASDLPLSILIVGVGGADFREMEVLDADNGRRLESSTGRVATRDIVQFVPMRDVHSGQISVAQALLEELPGQFLTYMRSRDIKPSPLHAASTSS, from the exons atgggGAACTGCTTTTCCGATGTGGAGGGAGGCAAGCAAGCGGTGGGTGGGACCCAACAAATGCCCAATAGTATTGCCActaccaacaacaacaatggcGAACACAACGACGCCATTGAGTTCTTCTTCAAGTCTCGTGGCATTCAGCCTCTCTTCACGCAAATTGAG AGTGATCCAATGGCTGTGGTGTATGCAAAGAAAAGAGATGGAAAACTAGAGGAGTTAGGTCGCACTGAGGTTGTATTGAATAGTTTGAATCCTGCATGGATAGAAAAAGTTACAGTTGCATTTCAGTTCGAGATTGTGCAGCCATTGGT ATTTCATGTATATGATGTGGATTCAAAATATCATAATGTACCTGTGAAG ATGCTAAAATTGAATGATCAAGAATTTCTTGGAGAGGCTACTTGTGTTCTATCTGAG ATAGTGGCAAAACAAACTCGGAGTTTAACCCTAAATCTCAATAACAAAAATGGGCATACGAGCTTGAGGAACTTAGGGGCACTCACTATCCATGCAGAGGAAACAGTTTCTTCGAGGAGTTGTGTTGAGATGGTAGTCCATTGTTCCCACTTGGATAACAAGGACCTATTCTCTAAAAGT gatcCTTTCTTAAGAATATCTAGAATTGTTGAGAGTGGAGGCTCTGTTCCAATATGCAAAACTGAAGTGGTGAAGGACAATTTGAATCCAATTTGGAAACCCCTATGCTTGAGCATACAGCAATTTGGAAGTAAG GATAACCCATTAATTATCGAGTGCTTTGATTTCAATAGCAGTGGCAATCATGTGCTTATTGG TAAGCTCCAGAAATCTGTGGCCGACCTGGAAAAACTTCATATAGAAAGAAGTGGTGCAAATCTCACCTTACCATCTCCTCATCATGGTCATGAGAAG GTTTTGAAGGGACAGCTGTTTGtggatcaattttgtaaaaAGCAACAGTACAGTTTTCTGGATTACATTTCCAGTGGATTTGAGCTTAACTTTATGGTTGCTGTTGACTTTACAG CCTCAAATGGAAATCCTCGAAATCTAGATTCTTTACACTACATTGATCCTTCTGGCCGGTTGAATTCTTATCAACGG GCTATAACGGAGGTTGGGGAGGTCATTCAGTTTTATGATTCCAATAGGTGCTTTCCTGCTTGGGGCTTTGGAGGAAGAACAATTGATGGTACCACATCACATTGTTTTAACTTGAATGGAAGTACAGGAGCCTTTGAG gtTGAAGGAGTTGAAGGCATCATGGCTGCTTATGCAAGGGCTCTACATAATGTTGCCCTGGCAGGACCCACTTTATTTGGCCCAGTGATTAACACAGCTGCACAAATTGCTGGCCAGTCCATCTCATACAACAGCAGCAAATACTTTGTCTTGCTCATTATAACA GATGGAGTCATTACAGACCTGCAAGAAACAAAAGACGCTCTGGTCAGGGCATCCGATCTGCCTCTATCTATCCTTATTGTTGGAGTGGGGGGTGCAGATTTTAGAGAAATGGAG GTTCTTGATGCTGACAATGGAAGACGGTTAGAGAGCTCTACGGGTCGTGTGGCCACACGTGACATCGTGCAGTTTGTTCCAATGCGAGATGTGCATA GTGGGCAGATTTCTGTGGCTCAAGCTCTATTGGAAGAGCTACCTGGACAGTTTTTGACATACATGCGGAGTAGAGATATCAAGCCA